The Anas acuta chromosome 1, bAnaAcu1.1, whole genome shotgun sequence genome segment GTGACTGAGACATGGACAACACAGAATGGCAAAACAGAGCAGGATGCCACGGCCACTAGAAAATGGTCACAGTGTTGAAGCAGGAGCATGAATCATTTTGGAGTCAGCCCTCTCTAGGACAGAGGAAAGCAGTTTTTGACAGGCATGGTGCTCATGATCAATCCTCagacattctttttttctgtccttttttgtCCCTGCCTTTCCCACTTCCTTCCAGTTTCCCACATCTCTGCCACAGCAGCATATCCTTCTGGGGTTTATCCAGGATGCAGCCCCATTTTATTACTGCATAAATATGTCTGAAACTGGGCTAGTGGCAACAGATGCATCCAGCTTCTTAAGAACTATCACCTGTTTTAATGCTCGCAGTTGTGGGCATGGTATGTAAGATGAAGATAAATGTAACTAGCATCAGCTCTTTCACGGTGCAGTGAGTGGTATTCTTTCATTTTGGTAGTGTCTTTACCTTTCATCATCAATACAAGCATGTCCTTTTTATTCAGAACTTTATTGacatgctgaaaacaaaaatggctGCCCTCCAGTTTTATAGGTATTTGACACCAAAATCTTAATGAAATATAACTATTTACCTGGGTTGGATGACCATGTTTACATAGAGTGCCATGAGATTTGGCTTGTAGCCCAGAACAGAATTTCACAAGTTTGATTCTCCTCTTTCTGACTGGCCTCATACGTGCTGAAAGAACAGAGACAGGGCCATTCCTGTAGCCATGAAATTAAGAAAGGTAAAATGATACAAGAAACTGCACTTGATGGGAGCTGTGCAAGCTACGTCTTTCAAGTTCACTTTGCCTactgttatttaaatattatattcCTACAAAGCATGATTTTCCTGCACCTTGTAGTACTCATTCCGCGTGTGGAGAAATGCAGGTGAGTTAATTGTGCTGTTGGAAGGAAAAATCACGATCATCTAAGAATAAGCATTATTCAAGTTACTTGGAACTCAGTCTTCCATTTAATATGATTCTTCAAACTAAGTACAAACTTGAATATTGTGccctttacattttttccaccAACTTTCTGCCAAGCGAGTATTTCCAGGTGAAACGGAATACTCTTAACAAAAAGTAGTATCAGGTGCAGGGAGATGCCTTTCTTCAAGTCTGAAAACTTCAGCTGAAGTGCAACTAACGCCAACATAGTAAAGTCTGCTACACTTCGTATTTGTGTTAGTATTATTCGGGCGCAGGTGCTAAGGCGTTAGATCTGATGTGATAAGGAAAATATGAAGGAATTACGAGTCCCTTTATAACGGGACGCGCTCTGACGGCTGTACCCTCCCTCAGCCCTTCCCCTGCCACCTGTTCCCAAGAACTTCCCCCCCAGAGCGCACCACACAGCAAACAACAAGCCCTCGTTGAGATTTTTATTCTTACAGACAACACCCAACGCGGTATTGAAccgaaaagaagaaaaacaaaaaaaaaaaacacctcagctGACGaccaacccccccccacccccctcgCTGAGGGCCCCAACGGCCGCCCCTCAGCGCGGCGCATGCGCAGCAACCCGAGCAGCGCCCTGAGGGCGGtcccgggcggggcggggcgcggcggcgcGGCGCCAACCAAGCcaaggcggcggcggcccggcAACCCTCacgcccgccgccgccacccgGAGCTCGGCGGGGCCGCTCTCGCAgcgcccggtgccggtgccgccgccgccatgaAGCTGCGCGTGCGGCTGCAGAAGCGGACGGCGCCGCTGGAGCTGCCGGGGGCGGAGCCAACGCTGGGGGAGCTGCGCGCGCAGCTGTGCCGGGCCCTGCTGCCCGCCTGGGGGTACAGGTAGCGCGGAGCGAACCACCCCGCGGAGGGGCGGGGGGAGGTGGGGCTGTACCATtgtggggtggagggggagggTTGGGGTATATCCCCCCTGCGGTGGCGCTGCCGCCCGCTGTGGGGCTCGTCGTggggcgggctgggggggggggggttggaggggTCTCTgggttttattaaaataaaaaagtttaaagtGTGAGGAAGTCTTGGCGGTGTTTGTAATAAAGTCTGTTGAATCCATTGAAGACGTGTGTGTGGAAGTGGCTTGTTTGGGGGCGGGTTTTGCGGGGTTTTAAGGCTCAGCCTCTCTGTGGGGACCAGGCGCTGGCAGGCTGTGGTACCTCAGCAGGCATTTTATACGTGGTGCCCTCATGCTGACCAGCTCCCTTTATGTCGGTTTTCTTGTTGTAATCGCTTCCTTTAAAGGAGCCCTTTTCGCTGTCTTCGTTTGTAACTAGCGCGCTAGAGAGCGGCTGCTGGGTTTGAAACAAGTTTTGGTGCTTAATCGGATAGCCAGGGGGTTGAGTCAGCAGCGCTAAATATACACCCGGCCAAGGTTATGTAAAAACAAGATAAAGTTTGTTTTGCAAAGTTTGGTATCTTCTGGTCTGGAGCGCACCTGTTTGCTCTCCTTCATAACCGCTGTATGAGTGGTTGCGGTAGGCACCGCTGGGCTTCCCAAGCAGCCACAGCTACTTAAAATGTACTTGGGgagaaaaataggagaaaaaaaatcacaaagtaaTCTTTTATCACTTTTCCCTTTGTGTCTTACTAActataaatgcattaaaacccATGGAATAGAACTATCGTAGTATGCGATACGTGTTCCTAACTATACCGCTCTGTTACCTCTCATACCCAAACGGAGCCAAAcgcatttcattttttttcctattattttgcAGTTCTGATACAGAGTTTTCAATAACGTTGAACAGCAAAGATGCTCTTACAGAAGATGAGAAGACTTTGGCTTCATATGGGATTGTTCCTGGTGATTTGATATGTTTATtgctagaagaaaaagatgcCAAGCCCAGCCTACCTCCTCCCTCATCTTCTAATCCTCCCACACTTCAGAATGGTCATGAGACGTCCACCGTGATCCCCAGCAGAAGTCAGGCCGACAGTCCaaaagaagaaaggcaggaTGGACAGTCTGCCAACCAGAAAGCTCAAGAGGAAGTTCAAAGTAATGATGACAGGGTAAGGCCTGTACCATGCAAAGCAAATCGTGCATGTTTGCAAAGTGCACGATTCCTTTCTCATGGGTTGTAAGTTCCCTGTGATTTGGATGTTATGGAATGAGAGGCCTGCCTGTATTTCTTGTGTGTGGAGGTTATGTTGCTGAGACATCTCCTGCCATGTGCTTCATGGAATCATCAATGTtgggaaaagacctccaagatcatctagtccaaccatccccctaccaccaatgtcacccactaagccatgtccctaagcaccaacctctccttaaacacacccagggatggtgatgctaccacatccctgggcaacctgttccaatgactgctctttctgagaagaaaggtGTACATCTGTATGACCCCATATACTTGTTGCAGTTAATACGCACATTTTTTGTATGTTATTCAGTGGTTTGTTTCCTGTGTTACAGTATATATAATAGTTAAGCAGGTAACTTCACCCACCAGCTGCTGGGTCCTAAGGTGAAAGGAGGCTTTCTGGAAGAAACTCTGTAGGTGCCACAGTGCTTGGTGCCTATCTCGTTACGTGATTATGTCCCTGTTAGGCAGGAGCTAGAGAAGCTGatcattcttttaaaagcaattaattctttgttttgaaataaatgtttaagaCAAAATGTCCCTTGCTACAGCTTTTATACAAAGAATATTGCTAAGCATACTTACAAAAATTTTGTTTCGAAGTATAAGAGTTAAGATTTAGGATGAAAAGAATTGTAAGTAGTGAAAGTAAATGTAGTTGGACCATTGTCACAGGAGCAGTATGCCCTTTGCACATGGTGCTGTGGGCATACATGGTCCTTACCTGTTGGTCAGGCCATCTTTAGCTCTGCAGAAATCtatcatttatttcatttttcaaatgtaaaaaaattcTTACATCTTCCTCCAAAACTACAGTTACAGAAAGGTGTCCAAGCAGCTATGCATCATTAAAGTACAGCTGTAGAAATctgcaaaactgtttttaatgggGCCTATGTGCATTGTTCTTAATGAGAGGCAGGAAGCTCCCTGGGTGGATGGTCACGCCTCTTGTAAAAACATAAAGGTGTCTTGTGCCATTGAACATGCATGTGGGAGAGAAATAGCTACAGCTCCTTCAggctcttttttccctttttcgtCCTCTTCCCATAGATAAATCCAGCCATGGTTTTAATTCACTGCTTTTTTTAGTTTGTAGGTAGTTTTATAAAGTTACGTAATAACATGGTGTGATTTTGGTGGGAGAAAAGAAGCCCAACAAAACCACAGCCTTCCTTAGTTGTTctattggtatttttttttcagctgtataAGCCTATTGTATTTTTAAGGAGTCTAAAATAATCTCTTTACACGCTATGCATGTTGGTGTACCCCAGTGACTAAATTATTCCAGTATATGTTAAAAGAATTCTGGTGAAGGTTCGTTATGTTACCAATTTGTCTTCAAGTactatatgaaataaaatgactgaCTTTTTTACAAAGGGCTTACATTATAAGTactaaaaaaagacaaaggttACGTGTGTAATCCTAGTCTCCAAATCCCAGTCTTCAGCTGGGATTCTAGAAAATGTAGATGAAATGAGTCTGTGAAAGTTGCATGGGAAATCTGTAGTGTAGACTTGGGGCCCATGAAGACTATGGTAAGCAGGTAAATAATACTGATGTATTTAGAGGTGTAAATTTCTGAATGTATATGTCTTTTGCTATCCCTTGAAGGCAGGATCCAGCATAGAGTTTCCTTCTGGATTAGTCCCAGAGGATGTCGATCTGGAGGAAGGTACAGGCTCCTATCCCTCCGAACCCATGCTGTGCAGTGAAGCCGCTGATGGTGAGATACCACATTCCTTAGAGATGCTCTACCTTTCTGCTGAGTGTACCAGTGCCGCCGATGCTTTGATCGTTCTAGTACATCTGCTCATGATGGAGACAGGCTACGTACCACAGGTGAGTGCACCACCAAAAGAGAAACTTCCTGGTCAGTGTGAGTAAGCTGCAGAACATCACAAGAATGTATGATACAAGATGCCTCTGAAGATCCACATTGGGCTTTGTATGTCagtcagcagctgctgaagtaTCACCTTGTCTTATTTGCCTGAGCAGTATGGCTTAAGGGCAAAGACTAGAGCAGCTTTTAGGTGTGAAAAAAGAGGCCTGCCTCCGTGTTCCTTTCGGTCCACATCCTCACCAGGACCCAGCTGGTAACCTCCCATTTCAGCTTTATACTGATGAGTTTGTTCAGATGTTCTTGGATTGTAGCACTTCATTGTAATGCTGTCTTCAATATCAGCATCATCTCAATAGGATTCAGTTCAAATGGTGGCTGACAAGGCCTAGGTCTGCCCAGGTATTGTCACCTAACTTGTATTAACTCAACTGCGTTCAGTTAGGCTTTGGTTCCGCTAACATATCGAGGTATCAAACTCAAAACTTGAGTACCTTATGGCACTGACACTATACAGTGTATGAATTCaccttttcagattttcagactAGCATTATGTGTTTACTAGTGTGTGTGACTGAACATGCAAGGTAAGACTTGCAATCTGTGGAGGTGGTTTAAGTCTCCTGATTTTCTTTGCAGTGCTAAGTGTGTGTATGGAATCAGTTTAGGTGTCTGGTTGACCAGTACCATTTAATAAATCTGCTAAGTTAACTATTCCCATAGCCTGAAATACTATCTGAAGAATACATTTGCTACTGGGAATAGTTTAAGCCTAATTAATCAATAGGCTTGGAAATATGGAATAATTTTCCTGCAAATTTAAGAGGAGAGAGTCTGCTTGTAGTTGTGGTTATGTTGTATCTCCCTATGGGAGTCTGAGCGTTTTCATACTGAAATTGAAAGGAAAGTTGTTAATCCACTGAGATTTTAAAGTTGATTTCAAGCTATGATTCTTCAAGTCCTGTCAGAGATTGTAAGTTCATGGAACAGGTGCAGTAACGTGTTTCTCATGCACAAATTAACATATATTCAGGAGTTGTCAGAATGCAGGAATAAATGACAGAGTGAAGTACAGATCTCAGAGAAATAGGTGCAAGTCTGTATATTGAAAACCTTCTCTGTCAGAAACTGGGACAGGACAAAAAACACTAAACATTTCCTTGTATTATCTTGGGGAAAACAGTATATACTCATGCAGTTATAGACTGTATCATAACACAGATTGGGGCTAAACTAAGATTTAAATTTCAAGCATAATTCTGGAATTTTCAAACTTCTAGTCCTCTTCTTCCACTTGTGATGTATGGCGGTATTATCTCTGTATATTTTTAGGGGACAGAAGCTAAGGCAGTATCTATGCCAGAGAAATGGAGAGGGAATGGTGTTTATAAGCTACAGTACACACATCCCCTTTGTGAAGAAGGTTCTGCTGGTTTGACTTGTGTGCCTTTGGGAGACCTTGTTGCTATTAATGGTAAGTTGGTCAAGTTTTCATCCTGAATACGCATCGTTAAATATCACCATTGTTTAGCAAGATAAAACTCTTACATACTTCCTTACACCCTCTTTGGAACCATAACTTGATTTTCCAGATTGATGAGGTGAGGTACCACTTCATGACGCTGAAAATTTTTGACATTTATTGTCTCAGTATTagctttttccctccctctctacAGAACAGATCAGTGCTTGGGGGATTCAACTGGTCTTTTCATTGTAATGttgtaaaaatcctgttttatgTGTTTCATTTCATAGGAACTGTCTTATACATTAGCAAAGACTAAAAAGAGGGAGATTTGCTCCAGCTACGTTTTGTTTGGTCTTATGTTCTTTACAAGACTTATAAACAACTCGTGGACTACATAATAGTTTTGATGTGTAATCTTTCTTGAAGCATGTTAACAGTCTAACTGTGGTCtcaaaaactgcatttattCGATACAGAAAATTTAGGGAAGTCTAAGCAACTTCCTTATCgcttgatgtgttttttttcttttttcatattttatttagcatttgAGTAATTccatctttttcaaaaaaaaaaaaaaaaggagcttgaTTTTAACTCAAGATACCTTTGATTAAAATTTGTAGGCTTTCTTATTAAACATGTGGCTGCTTATGCCAGTTTGTGTAAGCACGTAACGTATTCTCAGAACATGTACAcagtttgctttctgaaattacAATCAAATGTTTTAACCAAGTCCGGTTAGCTTTATATTCATAGTAGTTGCAACACTGTCTTAGTGTTCACATAGTAAGACTCTTGAATCTTCTTCTAGAATTTATAGCATTtgagttaatttttttaatgactggGTTGTAATAATGGCTTGCTGTGTGTACCCCTTCTAGGTGTGTTGCATTTATTTCCATGTGATAGAATTGTTGaagaaaatgcttgttttttttcactaagatatttttttttctttaccattttaagttccagtttatttttctgaaactctTATTTATCTAGCTGCTTGAAGCCATTTGGTATTTTTCTTGAGGGGAGTTGGTAAGGGAGTAAAGTAAAACACCTTCTGAGAGTAAGGCGATAATAAAGTGGTCTTTGTCATCTCAATATGTTTtcaattttgattttctttttatatttgcaGCAACATTAAAAATCAACAAAGAGATTAAAGGTGTGAAGAGAATACAGCTACTGCCTGCGtcctttgtttgctttcaggaaCCAGGTATGCTTGAGCTATGATACTAACGGTAAACTGAAGAGTAAGGGAGTAGAGTAACACAGGTAACACAGTGGTTAAGGATATTCTTCAGTTTAAGACTGAAGTGgtaaaaaatagcaagaaagaataaaaatgtggtCATCGTTTAAACgggctgctgctttttgatAGAAGGAATTCAGCGTGTAGCCATTTCCTTGTATTTTGCTGCTAAAACAATTTGAATTTCTTGGATTCACTGAGTAAGTAAAGGACTTTGCAAAGCCTGAGTCATCCTTTGGCCCATATGCCTCTTACTTATAAAGTCCTGAATTTATGTGTGGATCTCTGAGGCAGCAATGCTGGACTGTACCCTCTTTCTGCCTCATATTTCAGGACTTCAGAGACTGACAGTACCTACAGTCTTGCTGTGGTGCTATCactgttgtatttttgttagaaaataTGTGCTGACTGCATAGCTCTCTCCAGGATGCCAAAATCAGAGGAGTACTAAGGTTGGGTTGGACAGATGGATATAGATCCTTTGTCAGCAGAGTAGCCTGACTAGCCTTTTGTTTTATGAAGCATTAATGAACCTCTTTGTTGCCAGTTGAGGCTGACTCAGTGTCGTACACTGTGTCCTCAGATCCCCAGTCCCTGATTTATGAGGCTAGTCAGAAGGCTGTAGAAGAGTAACTGAGTGCTGAAACGTGTCCAAGATAATGGTACAGTCTTCTGGCTATCATTTCTT includes the following:
- the FBXO7 gene encoding F-box only protein 7 isoform X2, with product MKLRVRLQKRTAPLELPGAEPTLGELRAQLCRALLPAWGSDTEFSITLNSKDALTEDEKTLASYGIVPGDLICLLLEEKDAKPSLPPPSSSNPPTLQNGHETSTVIPSRSQADSPKEERQDGQSANQKAQEEVQSNDDRAGSSIEFPSGLVPEDVDLEEGTGSYPSEPMLCSEAADGEIPHSLEMLYLSAECTSAADALIVLVHLLMMETGYVPQGTEAKAVSMPEKWRGNGVYKLQYTHPLCEEGSAGLTCVPLGDLVAINATLKINKEIKGVKRIQLLPASFVCFQEPEKVAGVYKDLQKLSRLFKDQLVYSLLAAARQALNLPDVFGLVVLPLELKLRIFRLLDVRSLISLSAVCRDLYAASNDQLLWRFMYLRDFRDPIARPRDTDWKELYKKKLKQKKEALRWRHMMFLPPTPHPIPFHPNPFYPSPFPPNPFPSNPIYPPTIIGGEYDERPTLPYVGDPINSLIPGPGEAPGQFPPFRPHFDPIGSLPGANPTLPGRAGPTDRFPPRPSRGRPMDIRRAFI
- the FBXO7 gene encoding F-box only protein 7 isoform X1; this translates as MKLRVRLQKRTAPLELPGAEPTLGELRAQLCRALLPAWGYSSDTEFSITLNSKDALTEDEKTLASYGIVPGDLICLLLEEKDAKPSLPPPSSSNPPTLQNGHETSTVIPSRSQADSPKEERQDGQSANQKAQEEVQSNDDRAGSSIEFPSGLVPEDVDLEEGTGSYPSEPMLCSEAADGEIPHSLEMLYLSAECTSAADALIVLVHLLMMETGYVPQGTEAKAVSMPEKWRGNGVYKLQYTHPLCEEGSAGLTCVPLGDLVAINATLKINKEIKGVKRIQLLPASFVCFQEPEKVAGVYKDLQKLSRLFKDQLVYSLLAAARQALNLPDVFGLVVLPLELKLRIFRLLDVRSLISLSAVCRDLYAASNDQLLWRFMYLRDFRDPIARPRDTDWKELYKKKLKQKKEALRWRHMMFLPPTPHPIPFHPNPFYPSPFPPNPFPSNPIYPPTIIGGEYDERPTLPYVGDPINSLIPGPGEAPGQFPPFRPHFDPIGSLPGANPTLPGRAGPTDRFPPRPSRGRPMDIRRAFI